GTAAATGTTCATGAGTGCTGGCTGTTCTAAGTGTGTCTCGTGTCGTTTGGAATGAGTGCAGCGGCTTATCCATGCGAATATCCCAGATTTTGACTTTGCCATTTCTGCTTGCACTCACGAGCTCGCGTTGTCCGCCGCGCTGCATATGCACGCTCTTGATCCATTGTCGATCTGACTCATCCTTCCATTTGCGCACCATGGACTCTTGAGGCCGATTTCTGGTGTCAAAAACTCGAACGGCACCGTCGCCGAAGCCGGCCACAAACATATTACCCGTCATTTGATCGGATGTGAGCGAAGTCACGCAGGAACCCGAGCGTGCTGGGATATCCATGACACACGTCTCGTAAGCGGCATACCACACTCGAATTACCCGGacatcaccagcaacaagGACTCGACCAGTGACTTGTTGCCAGTCGAACACCATACCAGAATTGACGTTACTAGGGACCATGTGTGTCAAGGCACGCCAGGATGATGCAAGTTCAATGGCTCGATCCGATTCGTAGTTGCGATAAACTCTGATCACACCGTCAGATGATCCTGTCAGTAACATCGCCTGGTCGTCTTCGTTGATGAACTTCATGTCGCTGATTTTTGATCCTTCTGGATTACCGTTACTGAAACGGCTCAATCGTCCTTGCTTCTTCCAGTCCCATACGTAAACAGTGTTGCCATCGTCCGCTACAGCAAGATGATCTTCGAATTGATGGAAGGTCATCTTAGCGGGTTGAGcaccattgttgatgatccCAAGTTGATTATTCCATTTGTGACTTCCCGCTTGTTGCTTCAATGGCTGAGTTTCTCTGATAATGGTTTCATTCCGAGCTCTTCGCCAAAGACGCTCATTGTATTCGGTACTTCCAGGCTCATCCGCCTCACTCGGCTTCATCTGTGGTTCACGGAAATACTCAATTGACCATTCCAGGAATTTGCTTTTGAGAGGCAGTACAGGAGGCTTCATCAGATCCCGCTCTTTGTATGCGCCTGAATAGGGCTCATGCGCAACATTGTATTGAGCCAGCGATGATGGTCGATCGTTTTGCTCTGCAGGCACCGGTATTTGGTTCGGCGTGAGTTTCAGAGATGGTGATCGGGGCAAAGTCGGGGTCGTTGGTCTTGATTTGTCCTCGTTGGTTACCAGTGATGGAAAAAGCAGGCTCGCAGTTCGACGAAGGAGTCCTGGTGAGGGTAAAGGCTGCGAGTTAGAAGTGCCGGGAGAATTGTTTCGCTGGCTTGCACTCGGAGTATGCTTGTGTGCCGTCCTTGCCGTACGCTTTCGGATTTCGGCCATGACCAGCTGCGTCTGAACTCCGACTTTTGAGCTGAGTAGCGCGTTGTGAACAAAGTCTACAACGATAGTCGCTTCGCGCTGTACCTCAGGATGAGGATCCACACTGAGAACGAGAGCCAGCTTCCACAATGCCATATACACTGTGTTATGAGATAGACCATGGGCCATTGGCTTGATGGTACCATCCTTGTTGCGATTATCCGGTCTTGCGTAATGCAAGCCCATCTTGTGTTCCTGGCCGTCATCCTGGGGAGGGAATATGAGAtactccttctcctcaaccagTTGTTCGTAAGCTGCGACTAGAAACTTGCTCTCAAAGCGAATAGCAAAATGAGAAAGAAACACAATGAACTCCTTGCGGACCATTGGGCTTCCATCATTACCCATGTCGAGTATCGTCCATGCAATAGACTCCTCAATACGGGCCACTTCCTCTGTCAGATCAGGAATTCCCAAAAATGTAGTCATGGCATGGATCATCGCTGCCCGAACCTCGCAACAAGGATCTCTCACGAGATAAGCAAGCTTGACATATGCATTCTCCCTGATTCCCCGCCACTTGGCCTCTGGAAGGTCTTGCCAAAGCTGGCTTATACAGAGACAAGCCCACTGGCGCAGAAGAGGGTTCTCTTCATTTTGAAGATGAGTTAAACAATATGACATGATCTCTGTTTGGTTACAGACCATTTGTCCATTCTTGTAATCCTTGCATAGCATAGCGAGAATAAAAGCGCACATTGCCTTGTGCTCGTCGCTGTCAACAACAGGCAATCCTTCGGAGGGTTTCAGAATCTGTGCAAAATAGCTATAGCCGCTATCTTTGATGAGGTCCTGCTGGCAAGAAAGGTCCACTGCGATCAGACGAGCCCAGATGAAGACCATAACTGGCTTCAGCTCGGCCGCAGCCGACTGCAAGAGTTTGAGGACATAAGGGAAAATGCCTATACTGAGGGCGAGCTGAACAGACCACGGGCCTAGGTCAAGAAACCGGCCGAGTAAGATAAGAGCACGAACCCGATGTTGCTGGCTGAGCAGTACCTGGAGCACAACCGGCAGCTGGTCGGGGGACTTTTGAGCCATCGCATCGCCTCTCGTAAGATAAACATCGAAAGCAGTAAGCTGTTCTGTGAAGAATGTTGAATTTTGATATTCATAATCAAAGCCTTCggtctctttcttttcaagCATGGGCAGCTGAGCCAATGCCATGTCAACAGCTAGATCCCAGGTCTCCCACAATGGATGTTGGTGGGTGTCGGGTAGCTTAGGATAAGACTGAGGATGGCATCCATAGACCGTCATAACGCGTTGGGCAAGAAGAAAATTGCGGAACAGCGCTGCCACCATCAAGTCTTGTCGAAAGAATTTCCGGAAGAGATCACGAGGCAGTGTTGTCCACGCAATGCTGTCTGTGATAGCAGTGAAGATCCAATTGAGTTCTCCCAGTGGTGTTCGCCGCTCCTGCAGGCGACCAGGTAGTTTCTTGGCCCGCTCTGGGCTGATGTTGGTCTTGAGAGGGTTCTGTAGAACGAAGAACCACAGAGCCATCTCAAT
The window above is part of the Fusarium musae strain F31 chromosome 6, whole genome shotgun sequence genome. Proteins encoded here:
- a CDS encoding hypothetical protein (BUSCO:EOG092609RF) — encoded protein: MALRSDMNGTSAPTVEPNGAASATRPRVNGRSTSNDATRSDDDDQRPLSAPNRRNGSIALETRDDIEHHQKTRPAKPMLLRSKSDYAPRAMEEPEPTEDDIPEWGARHGFEDHYQSEDIISQLANNWYMYFTDKRHETTGKPKPLQYELQDWRQRDRLKTVSAALAVCLNIGVEPPDQLKTNPGAKLEAWTDPTIPPIQKALENIGKSLQAQYETLAIRARYKQYLDPSVEETKKFCISLRRNAKDERVLLHYNGHGVPKPTASGEIWVFNKNYTQYIPVSLYDLQHWLQAPTIFVWDCSEAGNILNNYHRFVEKHEEEEEEAAERDPNYTKTNFRPYIHLAACAVKENLPTNPLLPADLFTACLTTPIEMALWFFVLQNPLKTNISPERAKKLPGRLQERRTPLGELNWIFTAITDSIAWTTLPRDLFRKFFRQDLMVAALFRNFLLAQRVMTVYGCHPQSYPKLPDTHQHPLWETWDLAVDMALAQLPMLEKKETEGFDYEYQNSTFFTEQLTAFDVYLTRGDAMAQKSPDQLPVVLQVLLSQQHRVRALILLGRFLDLGPWSVQLALSIGIFPYVLKLLQSAAAELKPVMVFIWARLIAVDLSCQQDLIKDSGYSYFAQILKPSEGLPVVDSDEHKAMCAFILAMLCKDYKNGQMVCNQTEIMSYCLTHLQNEENPLLRQWACLCISQLWQDLPEAKWRGIRENAYVKLAYLVRDPCCEVRAAMIHAMTTFLGIPDLTEEVARIEESIAWTILDMGNDGSPMVRKEFIVFLSHFAIRFESKFLVAAYEQLVEEKEYLIFPPQDDGQEHKMGLHYARPDNRNKDGTIKPMAHGLSHNTVYMALWKLALVLSVDPHPEVQREATIVVDFVHNALLSSKVGVQTQLVMAEIRKRTARTAHKHTPSASQRNNSPGTSNSQPLPSPGLLRRTASLLFPSLVTNEDKSRPTTPTLPRSPSLKLTPNQIPVPAEQNDRPSSLAQYNVAHEPYSGAYKERDLMKPPVLPLKSKFLEWSIEYFREPQMKPSEADEPGSTEYNERLWRRARNETIIRETQPLKQQAGSHKWNNQLGIINNGAQPAKMTFHQFEDHLAVADDGNTVYVWDWKKQGRLSRFSNGNPEGSKISDMKFINEDDQAMLLTGSSDGVIRVYRNYESDRAIELASSWRALTHMVPSNVNSGMVFDWQQVTGRVLVAGDVRVIRVWYAAYETCVMDIPARSGSCVTSLTSDQMTGNMFVAGFGDGAVRVFDTRNRPQESMVRKWKDESDRQWIKSVHMQRGGQRELVSASRNGKVKIWDIRMDKPLHSFQTTRDTLRTASTHEHLPVFAV